In Mycolicibacterium mucogenicum DSM 44124, the following are encoded in one genomic region:
- a CDS encoding virulence factor Mce family protein produces the protein MTGSMGPKSPSASPRRSGWARNARRVGVLSAAALILSSCGWRGIANVPLPGGPGTEAGHSTIYIQMPETLGLNANSRVRVADVFVGRVRAIELKNWVPTLTVDLNPGINLPRNVQAKIGQTSLLGAQHLELDPPADPSSQPLRNGDTIELKNSSAYPTIERTLAGISGILNGGGVPNVEKIQSEVYNILNGRADQIKEFLHRLDTFTDEINQQRDDITRAIRSSDTLLKVVADRNDTLDRVLTETPPLIEHFNKTQDLFSNALLALGRLSKASDTTLSKSNANLHTNLATLQRALKQIAKTSPNLVPAMKLLFTLPFPIDNIPKVIRGDYMNISLHLDLTLSAIDNGILTGTGLSGMARALEQSWGRDPATMIPDVRFTPNPANAPGGPRIERGE, from the coding sequence ATGACCGGGTCCATGGGGCCGAAGTCACCCTCGGCATCGCCGCGCCGCAGCGGATGGGCGCGTAACGCCCGGCGGGTCGGCGTGTTGTCGGCAGCGGCGCTGATCCTCAGCTCCTGCGGCTGGCGCGGTATCGCGAACGTGCCGCTGCCCGGTGGTCCGGGCACGGAGGCGGGCCACTCGACGATCTACATCCAGATGCCGGAAACGTTGGGCCTCAACGCCAACAGCCGGGTCCGGGTGGCCGACGTGTTCGTCGGCCGCGTGCGTGCGATCGAGCTGAAGAACTGGGTTCCCACGCTCACCGTGGATTTGAACCCCGGCATCAACCTGCCGCGCAACGTGCAGGCCAAGATCGGCCAGACCAGCTTGCTGGGTGCCCAGCACCTCGAGTTGGACCCGCCGGCCGATCCGTCGTCGCAACCGCTGCGCAACGGCGACACCATCGAGCTGAAGAACTCGTCGGCGTACCCGACCATCGAGCGGACGCTGGCCGGTATCTCCGGAATCCTCAACGGCGGCGGTGTGCCGAACGTCGAGAAGATCCAGTCCGAGGTCTACAACATCCTCAACGGGCGCGCGGATCAGATCAAAGAGTTCCTGCACCGGCTGGACACCTTCACCGACGAGATCAATCAGCAGCGCGACGACATCACGCGGGCCATCCGCTCCAGCGACACGTTGCTGAAGGTGGTCGCGGATCGCAACGACACCCTGGACCGGGTGCTGACCGAGACGCCGCCGCTGATCGAGCACTTCAACAAGACCCAGGATCTGTTCTCGAACGCCCTTTTGGCGCTGGGCCGGTTGTCGAAGGCCTCGGACACCACGCTGTCGAAGAGCAACGCGAACCTCCACACCAACCTGGCGACGTTGCAGCGGGCGCTCAAGCAGATCGCCAAGACGTCACCGAACCTGGTGCCGGCCATGAAGCTGCTGTTCACGCTGCCTTTCCCGATCGACAACATCCCGAAGGTCATCCGCGGCGACTACATGAACATCTCGCTGCACCTCGACCTGACACTGAGTGCCATCGATAACGGCATCCTGACCGGCACGGGACTCTCGGGCATGGCTCGGGCTCTGGAACAGTCGTGGGGCCGTGACCCGGCGACGATGATCCCGGACGTCCGGTTCACCCCGAACCCGGCCAACGCGCCTGGCGGTCCGCGAATTGAAAGGGGGGAGTGA
- a CDS encoding virulence factor Mce family protein, translating into MSIKGTAFKLAIFSAVLLAFTAGIFIVFGQFRFSRTNEFSAIFTNSSGLKADQFVRANGVEVGKVTGVELIDGGSKSKVHFTVDKSLSLYQGTTAHIRYLDLIGNRFLDLRRGDSNQVLPPGGTIPVDRTEPALDLDALVGGFRPLFRSLDPQKVNTIASSLITIFQGEGGTINNILDQTASFSSTIGEQDQAIGEVIKNLNTVLDTTVKHQQQFDDTIKNFESLVTGLKKRSDPIADSVANISNAAGSLADLLGDNRELLHSTLGYLETTQQSLVDQKEQLNDTLQKVPQALKILGRSGGVYGDFFNFYVCDIELKMNGLQPGGPVRTVKLTNQPSGRCTPK; encoded by the coding sequence ATGAGCATCAAGGGCACGGCGTTCAAACTCGCCATCTTCTCCGCGGTCCTGCTGGCCTTCACAGCAGGCATCTTCATCGTCTTCGGGCAGTTCCGGTTCAGCCGGACCAACGAGTTCTCGGCGATCTTCACCAACAGCAGCGGTTTGAAGGCCGACCAGTTCGTGCGCGCCAACGGCGTCGAGGTCGGCAAGGTCACCGGGGTCGAGCTCATCGACGGTGGCAGCAAATCGAAGGTGCACTTCACCGTCGACAAGTCCCTGTCGCTCTACCAGGGGACCACGGCACACATCCGCTACCTGGATCTGATCGGTAACCGGTTCCTGGACCTGCGCCGCGGTGACAGCAACCAGGTGCTGCCCCCGGGCGGCACCATCCCGGTCGACCGCACCGAGCCGGCCCTGGACCTGGATGCCCTGGTGGGCGGTTTCCGGCCCCTGTTCCGGTCGCTGGATCCGCAGAAGGTCAACACCATCGCCTCGTCGCTCATCACGATCTTCCAGGGCGAGGGCGGCACCATCAACAACATCCTCGATCAGACCGCGTCGTTCTCGTCGACCATCGGCGAGCAGGACCAGGCGATCGGTGAGGTGATCAAGAACCTCAACACGGTGCTCGACACCACGGTCAAGCACCAGCAGCAGTTCGACGACACCATCAAGAACTTCGAGTCCCTGGTCACCGGGCTGAAGAAGCGCTCCGATCCGATCGCGGACTCGGTGGCGAACATCAGCAACGCGGCCGGCTCGCTCGCCGACCTGCTGGGCGACAACCGCGAGCTGCTGCACAGCACGCTCGGCTACCTCGAGACCACGCAGCAGTCGCTGGTCGACCAGAAGGAACAGCTCAACGACACGTTGCAGAAGGTGCCCCAGGCGCTGAAGATCCTGGGTCGTTCCGGTGGTGTCTACGGCGACTTCTTCAACTTCTACGTCTGCGACATCGAGTTGAAGATGAACGGTCTGCAGCCGGGTGGCCCCGTGCGCACAGTCAAGCTCACCAACCAGCCGTCGGGAAGGTGCACGCCGAAGTGA
- a CDS encoding MCE family protein, with protein sequence MTNPQPKPPVAEGQVHAPLNTDRTPPYKVVGVVLAVISALVLVVVWFQFRGYFDTKAKLYVVSPRSGLSMDPGSKVTYNGVPIGRVKVIDVIGKEDDTKARLQLDVDPKYLALLPKNVNTKLLATTVFGSKYVSFTSPTDPEAARLKTGDTIDVSKCSPPTPATACVTTELNTLFETITAISEQVDPIKLNATLTAAAQALDGLGDKFGQSLVNGNVILADLNQRMPTIRHDTKALADLSEVYSKASPDLWDGLKNAVTTERTLNDQRGTIDQALMSAVGLGNTGGDILERGGPYLVRGAEDLLPTSRVLDKYAPELDCLFRGFAAGAPAAAKGLGGNGYSLVTHTELVGAANQYVYPDNLPRINASGGPMGRPGCWTVTKDILPMPYMVMDTGASIAPYNHFGLGSPFASEYVWGRQDGENTINP encoded by the coding sequence ATGACGAATCCACAGCCGAAGCCGCCGGTCGCCGAGGGGCAGGTTCACGCCCCGCTCAACACCGACCGCACCCCGCCGTACAAGGTCGTCGGCGTCGTCCTTGCCGTGATCTCCGCCCTCGTCCTGGTCGTGGTCTGGTTCCAGTTCCGTGGCTACTTCGACACCAAGGCCAAGCTGTACGTGGTGTCGCCCCGGTCCGGGCTGTCCATGGACCCGGGCTCGAAGGTCACCTACAACGGCGTGCCCATCGGCCGCGTGAAGGTCATCGACGTCATCGGCAAAGAAGATGACACGAAGGCCCGCCTGCAGCTCGACGTCGACCCGAAGTACCTCGCGCTGCTGCCCAAGAACGTCAACACCAAGCTGCTGGCCACCACGGTCTTCGGCAGCAAGTACGTCTCGTTCACCTCGCCGACGGATCCGGAGGCCGCCCGGCTCAAGACCGGCGACACCATCGACGTCTCCAAGTGCTCGCCGCCGACGCCGGCCACGGCCTGCGTCACCACCGAGCTCAACACCCTGTTCGAGACGATCACGGCGATCTCCGAGCAGGTCGACCCGATCAAGCTGAACGCCACCCTGACCGCCGCGGCGCAGGCGCTCGACGGCCTCGGTGACAAGTTCGGGCAGTCGCTGGTCAACGGCAACGTCATCCTGGCCGATCTGAACCAGCGGATGCCGACCATCCGGCACGACACCAAGGCCCTCGCCGATCTGTCCGAGGTGTACTCGAAGGCCTCGCCGGATCTGTGGGACGGTCTGAAGAACGCGGTGACCACCGAGCGCACCCTGAACGACCAGCGCGGCACCATCGACCAGGCCCTCATGTCGGCCGTCGGCCTCGGCAACACCGGTGGTGACATCCTCGAGCGGGGTGGCCCCTACCTGGTCCGCGGCGCCGAGGACCTGCTGCCGACGTCCCGGGTGCTCGACAAGTACGCCCCTGAGCTCGACTGCCTGTTCCGCGGATTCGCCGCCGGTGCGCCGGCCGCGGCCAAGGGCCTCGGCGGCAACGGCTACTCGCTGGTGACCCACACCGAGCTCGTCGGTGCGGCCAACCAGTACGTGTACCCGGACAACCTCCCACGGATCAACGCCTCCGGCGGTCCGATGGGACGCCCGGGCTGCTGGACGGTCACCAAGGACATCCTCCCGATGCCCTACATGGTGATGGACACCGGCGCGTCGATCGCGCCGTACAACCACTTCGGTCTCGGATCGCCGTTCGCATCGGAGTACGTCTGGGGTCGTCAAGACGGGGAGAACACGATCAACCCATGA
- a CDS encoding mammalian cell entry protein — MADAPADAPQGKAARRRHRLPRQKATDAAPVADAAGAEDTAPADEAVDDAAAAPADEAAAADEKPEDVAAQEDSDGEAVDEVAAEEAAPVTLVPHRPAGRKLLIAGVVAAALFVGASAFAGAAAQPYLADRALVQNKFQVAKTAAAAVTTLWSYSPNDMDKLADRSQQYLAGGFAEEYRKFVDSIVASNKQAQVTNQTKVMGTAVESISANEATAIVYTNSVATSPLTKGIPSLRYLSYRLTLKRSGADWKVSQMSALTKLDLTPQL, encoded by the coding sequence GTGGCCGATGCTCCGGCCGACGCCCCGCAGGGCAAGGCTGCCCGGCGCAGGCACCGGTTGCCCCGGCAGAAGGCCACCGACGCCGCGCCTGTTGCGGATGCCGCCGGCGCTGAGGACACCGCGCCGGCTGACGAGGCCGTTGACGACGCTGCTGCCGCCCCGGCCGATGAGGCCGCAGCAGCCGATGAGAAGCCGGAAGACGTTGCCGCGCAGGAGGATTCGGACGGCGAAGCGGTTGACGAGGTAGCCGCGGAAGAGGCGGCTCCGGTGACGCTGGTGCCGCATCGCCCCGCCGGACGCAAGCTGTTGATCGCCGGTGTCGTGGCAGCGGCACTGTTCGTCGGTGCGTCGGCGTTCGCGGGTGCCGCGGCGCAGCCGTATCTGGCGGACCGCGCCCTGGTCCAGAACAAGTTCCAGGTCGCCAAGACCGCTGCCGCGGCGGTGACCACGCTGTGGTCGTACTCGCCCAACGACATGGACAAGTTGGCGGACCGGTCGCAGCAGTATCTGGCCGGTGGTTTCGCCGAGGAGTACCGCAAGTTCGTCGATTCGATCGTCGCCAGCAACAAGCAGGCTCAGGTCACCAACCAGACCAAGGTGATGGGCACAGCGGTGGAAAGTATCAGTGCAAATGAGGCCACCGCGATCGTCTACACCAACTCCGTCGCGACGAGTCCGTTGACCAAGGGCATCCCCTCGCTGCGGTACCTGTCGTACCGCCTGACCTTGAAGCGTTCCGGCGCTGATTGGAAGGTCAGTCAGATGAGCGCCCTGACCAAATTGGATCTGACTCCCCAGCTGTAA
- a CDS encoding RDD family protein yields the protein MTVGQETTSAESVSTGSEFEAAPVLASWPARAGAFALDVLLGVAIIAVMALLGYAARADWTLWVYAAVATLAAAAILVNRWLLPSITGWSLGRSLFAIRVERVPAGVPAGMGRLVLRDLAHLLDTVAVLLGWLWPLWDPRHRTFADLLLHTEVRVVPAPERDPSRRAGQVLAAGALVCIAAVGLSYGVQFRHDRAVDEARQQISEQGPKIVEHVLSYGIDTYQNDFKTAQALVTDGYRDQLIKQQQAVSKKPTTNQYYAVSSAILSAGTDQATMLLALQGQRGVDANTLRFITATVRVDFVKSSDGKWQLSNLTVLKSPRGGR from the coding sequence GTGACGGTTGGTCAGGAGACGACGAGCGCCGAGTCAGTGAGCACGGGGTCCGAGTTCGAAGCGGCACCGGTGCTGGCCTCGTGGCCGGCACGGGCCGGCGCCTTCGCGCTGGACGTGCTGCTCGGCGTGGCGATCATCGCCGTCATGGCACTGCTGGGCTACGCCGCCCGGGCCGACTGGACGCTGTGGGTGTACGCCGCTGTGGCGACGCTGGCGGCGGCCGCGATCCTGGTGAACCGGTGGCTGCTGCCGTCGATCACCGGCTGGAGCCTGGGCCGGTCGTTGTTCGCGATCCGGGTGGAGCGGGTGCCCGCCGGCGTTCCGGCCGGCATGGGCAGGTTGGTCCTGCGTGACCTCGCGCATCTGCTGGACACCGTCGCGGTGCTGTTGGGCTGGCTGTGGCCGCTGTGGGATCCGCGGCACCGCACCTTCGCAGATCTGCTGCTGCACACCGAAGTTCGCGTGGTACCGGCTCCCGAGCGGGACCCGTCGCGACGGGCCGGGCAGGTGCTGGCGGCCGGCGCCCTGGTCTGTATCGCGGCGGTGGGGCTGAGCTACGGCGTGCAGTTCCGGCACGACCGCGCGGTCGACGAGGCGCGGCAACAGATTTCCGAGCAGGGTCCCAAGATCGTCGAGCACGTCCTGAGCTACGGCATCGACACGTATCAGAACGACTTCAAGACCGCGCAGGCGTTGGTCACCGACGGCTACCGCGACCAGCTGATCAAGCAGCAGCAGGCCGTGAGCAAGAAGCCGACGACCAACCAGTACTACGCGGTGAGCAGCGCGATCCTCAGCGCGGGCACTGATCAGGCGACGATGCTGCTCGCGCTGCAGGGACAGCGCGGCGTCGACGCCAACACGCTGCGTTTCATCACCGCCACCGTGCGGGTCGACTTCGTGAAGTCGTCTGACGGCAAGTGGCAGTTGTCGAATCTGACGGTGCTCAAGAGCCCGCGGGGAGGACGCTGA
- a CDS encoding virulence factor Mce family protein, with product MSTVFSIRNIKKPNLSKGTVIGGAIALVAIVLLGFFGLQLYRKMTTTTVTAYFPEVLALYPGDKVLIMGVEVGAIDTIEAHGDQMKVVFHYSNHFKVPQNASASVLNPSLVASRVIQLSPPYTGGPAMAEGAVIPKERTQIPIEYDELRNQLTRILAELGPTKEQPKGPFGDIIESFADGFEGKGAQFNKTLKGLSDAVTTLNTGRGDFFQVIKSLAVFVDALHKSDQQFVSLNNDLASFTNKFTNTDQELASALKDLNQVMTTTRSFLDKNGSVLAHDINDVSEATTAILQPEPRDGLERALHAYPNFLANLENIYSPATGGLIASGVLPGVTNFSNPLQFICSSIQAGSRLGYQDSAELCAQYLAPVMDAIKFNYLPFGINMATTAMTLPKLVTYSEPRLQPPGGYKDTTVPGVFSPDTPWSHGQHEAGWITAPGMQGLKVGQSTQDLLTPESLGELMGGPDIIPPTGGVNMAGPPDAYNESSPLPPPWYPQPGPVSPPRPGNDPSPMSAMAPGPAPGPAPAPAPAGPALPAEVGGQ from the coding sequence ATGTCGACTGTTTTCAGCATCCGGAACATCAAGAAGCCGAACCTGTCCAAGGGGACGGTCATCGGTGGTGCCATCGCGCTCGTCGCGATCGTGCTGCTCGGTTTCTTCGGTCTGCAGCTCTACCGCAAGATGACCACCACGACGGTGACGGCGTACTTCCCCGAGGTCCTCGCGCTCTATCCGGGCGACAAGGTCCTGATCATGGGCGTCGAGGTCGGGGCCATCGACACCATCGAGGCACACGGCGACCAGATGAAGGTCGTCTTCCACTACTCGAATCACTTCAAGGTGCCGCAGAATGCGTCGGCGTCGGTGCTGAACCCCAGCCTCGTCGCGTCGCGCGTGATTCAGCTGTCGCCGCCGTACACCGGCGGACCGGCGATGGCCGAGGGTGCCGTGATTCCGAAGGAACGCACCCAGATCCCGATCGAGTACGACGAGCTGCGCAACCAGCTGACGCGCATCCTCGCCGAGCTGGGTCCGACCAAGGAGCAACCGAAGGGCCCGTTCGGCGACATCATCGAATCGTTCGCCGATGGCTTCGAGGGCAAGGGCGCCCAGTTCAACAAGACCCTCAAGGGTCTGTCGGATGCGGTGACCACCCTGAACACCGGTCGCGGTGACTTCTTCCAGGTGATCAAGAGCCTGGCGGTGTTCGTCGACGCGCTGCACAAGAGCGACCAGCAGTTCGTCTCGCTGAACAACGACCTCGCCTCGTTCACGAACAAGTTCACCAACACCGACCAGGAGCTGGCGTCGGCGCTCAAGGACCTCAACCAGGTCATGACGACGACCAGGAGCTTCCTGGACAAGAACGGCAGCGTGCTGGCCCACGACATCAACGATGTATCGGAGGCGACGACGGCCATCCTGCAGCCGGAGCCGCGGGACGGTCTGGAACGGGCGTTGCACGCCTACCCGAACTTCCTGGCCAACCTCGAGAACATCTACTCGCCGGCCACCGGCGGTCTGATCGCCTCCGGTGTGCTGCCGGGCGTGACCAACTTCTCGAACCCGCTGCAGTTCATCTGCAGCTCGATCCAGGCCGGCAGCCGGTTGGGCTACCAGGACTCCGCCGAACTGTGCGCGCAGTACCTGGCGCCGGTCATGGACGCGATCAAGTTCAACTACCTGCCGTTCGGTATCAACATGGCGACCACCGCCATGACGCTGCCGAAGCTGGTCACCTACTCGGAGCCGCGGCTGCAGCCCCCGGGCGGGTACAAGGACACCACCGTGCCGGGTGTGTTCTCGCCCGACACCCCGTGGTCGCACGGCCAGCACGAGGCGGGCTGGATCACCGCGCCGGGCATGCAGGGGCTCAAGGTCGGCCAGTCGACGCAGGACCTGCTGACCCCGGAGTCGCTGGGCGAGCTCATGGGTGGACCGGACATCATTCCGCCGACCGGTGGCGTCAACATGGCGGGTCCGCCGGATGCCTACAACGAGAGCAGCCCGCTGCCCCCGCCGTGGTACCCGCAGCCGGGACCGGTCTCGCCGCCGCGACCGGGTAACGACCCGAGCCCGATGAGTGCCATGGCACCTGGGCCCGCACCAGGACCGGCTCCGGCGCCCGCGCCGGCCGGACCCGCACTTCCTGCCGAAGTTGGAGGCCAATGA
- a CDS encoding MCE family protein has protein sequence MRSIEGSDRVRRGMMGLAAVVLVTAVGASVTQVPMLFASPTYYGQFSDSGGLVVGDYVRIDGVNVGTVKSMDIDRDKVIIGFDIGTNTIGTDSRALIKTETILGRKAIEIEAKGTHKLAPRGTLPLGQTSTPYQIYDAIFDVTRASQGWDTKVVKESLNVLSETVDQTSPHLTAALEGVQKLSETIGKRDEQVRSLLGNANKIATILGDRSGQVNALLVNAQALLHSLNQRGEAISLLLERVSRVSHQLKATIDENPNINHVLEQLRTIGDILVARKQDLADTLVSAGKFVASLSEAIASGPYFKVMVENILPPQLMQPFVDAAFKKRGLNPEDFWRSAGLPEAQWPDPNGKRFANGAPPPAPPKLEGTPEHPGPAVPPGSPCSYTPGPGADPSPADPLPCSHLSVGPFGDNPYGNNYGAPDVVASQPNPAGVQRGPGVPSAAFPGQPAQDVPGTPVPLPPAPVGARTVPLTPQPGDSDIAPGFAPIPGPLIAPPAPPGPGPNAGPAGTAPLPGNPPFLPPGSQG, from the coding sequence GTGAGGTCCATAGAAGGGTCCGATCGGGTCCGCAGAGGCATGATGGGTCTGGCGGCCGTCGTGCTCGTCACGGCCGTGGGTGCGTCCGTGACCCAGGTGCCCATGCTGTTTGCTTCGCCGACGTACTACGGCCAGTTCAGCGATTCCGGCGGCCTGGTGGTCGGCGACTACGTCCGCATCGACGGTGTCAACGTCGGCACGGTCAAGAGCATGGACATCGATCGCGACAAGGTGATCATCGGCTTCGACATCGGTACCAACACGATCGGTACCGACAGCCGCGCGCTGATCAAGACCGAGACCATCCTGGGTCGCAAGGCCATCGAGATCGAGGCCAAGGGCACCCACAAGCTGGCGCCGCGCGGCACCCTGCCGTTGGGCCAGACCTCGACGCCGTACCAGATCTACGACGCGATCTTCGACGTCACCCGGGCCTCGCAGGGCTGGGACACCAAGGTCGTCAAGGAATCGCTGAACGTCCTGTCCGAGACCGTCGATCAGACGTCGCCGCACCTCACTGCCGCGCTGGAGGGCGTGCAGAAGCTGTCCGAGACCATCGGCAAGCGTGACGAGCAGGTCCGCTCGCTGCTCGGCAACGCCAACAAGATCGCCACGATCCTCGGCGACCGCAGCGGCCAGGTGAACGCGCTGCTGGTCAACGCCCAGGCGCTGCTGCACTCGTTGAACCAGCGCGGTGAGGCCATCAGCCTGCTGCTGGAGCGCGTCTCCCGGGTGTCGCACCAGCTGAAGGCGACCATCGACGAGAACCCGAACATCAACCACGTCCTGGAGCAGCTCAGGACCATCGGTGACATCCTGGTCGCCCGCAAGCAGGACCTGGCGGACACCCTGGTGTCGGCGGGTAAGTTCGTGGCCTCGCTGTCGGAGGCCATCGCCTCCGGCCCGTACTTCAAGGTCATGGTCGAGAACATCCTGCCGCCGCAGCTGATGCAGCCGTTCGTGGACGCCGCGTTCAAGAAGCGTGGACTGAACCCCGAGGACTTCTGGCGCAGCGCCGGTCTGCCCGAGGCGCAGTGGCCGGATCCCAACGGCAAGCGCTTCGCCAACGGTGCGCCGCCGCCGGCTCCGCCGAAGCTCGAAGGCACACCGGAACATCCGGGGCCTGCGGTGCCTCCCGGCTCGCCGTGCTCCTACACCCCCGGACCTGGCGCCGATCCGTCGCCGGCCGATCCGCTGCCGTGCTCGCACCTGAGCGTGGGCCCGTTCGGAGACAACCCGTACGGCAACAACTACGGTGCGCCGGATGTCGTTGCCTCGCAGCCGAATCCGGCTGGCGTGCAGCGTGGCCCGGGTGTGCCTTCGGCCGCCTTCCCGGGGCAGCCGGCCCAGGACGTGCCCGGTACGCCGGTGCCGTTGCCGCCGGCGCCCGTCGGTGCCCGGACGGTTCCGCTGACGCCGCAGCCCGGTGACAGCGACATCGCGCCTGGATTCGCTCCGATCCCCGGGCCGCTGATCGCGCCGCCGGCGCCGCCGGGACCTGGTCCCAACGCCGGTCCGGCCGGTACTGCGCCGTTGCCGGGTAACCCGCCGTTCCTCCCGCCAGGGTCGCAAGGATAG
- a CDS encoding virulence factor Mce family protein: MLTRFLKIQLIIFAIVTVAALVGLSLVYLKLPTYLGVGMYRLYAELPNSAGLYKTANVTYLGNTVGKVLAVEPTAKGARVTMDVDNGLKIPDNVVANVHSVSAVGEQFIDLVPPENPSTKYLSSGQTITKGSVPKEVGPALDATQNALQALPKEKIGALLDYTAEAVGGLGPSLQHLVDGTQALAGDFKDNLGSVDNIIQNSAPIIDSQVKSGDAISRWARNLNVLAGQSAQQDAALRSAIQQGAPTADQLNAVFGEVRDALPQSLANVEIVLDMLKRYNKGLEQVLVVLPMAGPIVDSLTAVYEKELPINLALGINQPPPCLTGFLPASQWRSPADTSTAPLESGLYCKIPKDAQNTVRGSRNLPCVDAPAKRAASPMECRDNKPYEPLGTNPWYGTPDQIVNCPAPAARCDQPVDPGKVIPAPSINNGMNPLPANLLPPPERASAPSSDPISAPGQGTVECSGQQPNKCLYTPAAGPEATYNPQSGQVVGPNGVKYSVSNSSNPGDDGWKEMLAPAS, from the coding sequence ATGCTCACCCGGTTTCTGAAGATTCAGCTGATCATCTTCGCCATCGTGACCGTCGCGGCGCTGGTCGGGCTGTCCCTGGTGTACCTCAAGTTGCCGACGTACCTCGGGGTGGGCATGTACCGCCTGTACGCCGAACTGCCCAACTCGGCCGGTCTGTACAAGACCGCCAACGTCACCTACCTCGGCAACACCGTCGGCAAGGTGCTGGCCGTCGAGCCGACCGCCAAGGGCGCCCGGGTGACCATGGACGTCGACAACGGGCTGAAGATTCCCGACAACGTCGTGGCGAACGTGCACTCGGTGTCGGCGGTCGGTGAGCAGTTCATCGACCTCGTACCGCCGGAGAACCCGTCCACGAAGTACCTGTCTTCGGGCCAGACGATCACGAAAGGGTCGGTGCCCAAGGAGGTCGGCCCGGCGCTCGACGCGACGCAGAACGCGCTCCAAGCTCTGCCGAAGGAGAAGATCGGGGCGCTGCTCGACTACACCGCCGAGGCGGTCGGCGGGCTCGGCCCGTCACTGCAGCACCTCGTCGACGGCACGCAGGCGCTGGCGGGGGACTTCAAGGACAACCTCGGTTCGGTTGACAACATCATCCAGAACTCGGCGCCGATCATCGACAGCCAGGTCAAGTCCGGTGACGCCATCTCGCGGTGGGCCCGGAACCTGAATGTGCTGGCCGGCCAGTCGGCCCAGCAGGACGCGGCGCTGCGGAGCGCCATCCAGCAGGGCGCGCCGACGGCTGATCAGCTCAACGCGGTGTTCGGCGAGGTCCGGGACGCGTTGCCGCAGTCGCTGGCCAACGTCGAGATCGTGCTCGACATGCTGAAGCGCTACAACAAGGGCCTCGAGCAGGTGCTCGTGGTGCTGCCGATGGCCGGCCCGATCGTCGACTCGCTGACCGCGGTCTACGAGAAGGAACTCCCGATCAACCTGGCACTGGGCATCAACCAGCCGCCGCCGTGCCTCACCGGCTTCCTGCCGGCGTCGCAGTGGCGGTCACCGGCCGACACGTCGACCGCGCCGCTGGAGTCGGGTCTGTACTGCAAGATCCCGAAGGACGCTCAGAACACGGTCCGCGGTTCGCGCAACCTGCCCTGTGTGGATGCACCGGCGAAGCGCGCGGCGAGCCCGATGGAGTGCCGCGACAACAAGCCGTACGAGCCGCTGGGCACCAACCCGTGGTACGGCACCCCGGACCAGATCGTGAACTGCCCGGCTCCCGCGGCACGCTGTGATCAGCCGGTCGACCCGGGCAAGGTGATCCCGGCGCCGTCGATCAACAACGGGATGAACCCGCTGCCGGCCAACTTGCTGCCGCCCCCGGAGCGGGCGTCGGCGCCGTCCAGCGACCCGATCAGCGCACCGGGGCAGGGCACGGTGGAGTGCAGCGGGCAGCAACCCAACAAGTGCCTCTACACTCCGGCAGCAGGACCAGAGGCCACCTACAACCCGCAAAGCGGTCAGGTGGTCGGACCGAATGGTGTGAAGTATTCGGTCAGTAACTCGAGCAACCCAGGAGACGACGGATGGAAGGAGATGCTGGCACCAGCCAGCTGA